From a single Apium graveolens cultivar Ventura chromosome 2, ASM990537v1, whole genome shotgun sequence genomic region:
- the LOC141707877 gene encoding sucrose-phosphatase 1-like, whose translation MDRMKGSARLMIVSDLDHTMVDHHDPENLSLLRFNALWEAKYREDSLLVFSTGRSLTLYKELRKEKPMLTPDITIMSVGTEITYGNSMTPDDGWVEILNQKWDKKIVLVEASKHPELTLQPETEQRPHKVSFYIKKDKAAEVTKALSECFVKHGLDVKIIYSGGIDLDILPQGAGKGQALAYLLKTLRAKGKLPKNTLACGDSGNDAELFSIPEVYGVMVSNAQEELLQWHAANAKDNPNIIHATERCAGGIIQAIGHFNLGPNISPRDVTDLSDTNLEKFDPAYEVVKFYLFFERWRRAEAEKSEIYLSNLKAVCGPCGFYVHPSGFEKPLHDCVDALRQCYGDKQGKHYRIWVDQVFSTQVSSDIWIVRFKKWEISGEEQSGCLTTALLSSKDASISQGLTWLQVHQTWLTGASASDQALWFF comes from the exons ATGGATAGGATGAAGGGATCCGCACGCCTTATGATAGTTTCTGATCTTGATCATACAATG GTCGATCATCATGATCCTGAAAATCTTTCTTTGCTACGGTTTAATGCCCTGTGGGAAGCCAAGTATCGCGAGGATTCTTTGCTAGTGTTCTCAACTGGAAGGTCGCTTACATTGTACAAGGAGTTGAGGAAAGAGAAGCCTATGCTAACACCTGATATTACCATAATGTCCGTTGGAACTGAGATCACATATGGAAATTCTATGACTCCAGATGATGGTTGGGTTGAAATATTAAATCAAAAGTGGGACAAGAAGATCGTCTTAGTGGAGGCAAGCAAGCATCCTGAACTTACTCTTCAG CCCGAAACTGAACAAAGGCCGCACAAGGTTAGCTTTTATATTAAGAAAGACAAGGCAGCAGAAGTAACAAAAGCTCTTTCTGAATGTTTCGTAAAACATGGG TTGGATGTTAAAATAATATACAGTGGAGGGATAGATCTGGATATACTGCCACAAGGTGCTGGAAAAGGACAAGCTCTTGCATATCTGCTAAAAACGTTAAGGGCCAAAGGAAAACTTCCTAAAAATACTCTTGCTTGTGGTGACTCTGGCAATGATGCTGAGCTTTTCAGCATTCCAGAAGTATATGGAGTCATG GTCAGTAATGCCCAGGAAGAATTGTTGCAGTGGCATGCTGCAAATGctaaagacaacccaaatataattCATGCAACAGAGAGGTGTGCAGGGGGTATCATACAAGCCATTGGTCATTTTAATCTAGGCCCAAATATATCACCCAGAGATGTCACTGACCTTTCAGATACAAATCTAGAGAAATTCGATCCTGCATATGAAGTAGTTAAATTTTACTTGTTTTTTGAGAGATGGAGGCGTGCGGAGGCTGAGAAGTCTGAGATTTATTTGTCAAATCTGAAAGCAGTTTGT GGTCCATGCGGTTTTTATGTCCACCCATCTGGTTTTGAGAAACCTCTTCACGATTGTGTAGATGCATTGAGGCAGTGTTATGGAGACAAACAAGGGAAGCATTATCGGATTTGGGTGGATCAAGTTTTCTCCACCCAGGTTAGTTCAGACATCTGGATTGTGAGATTTAAGAAGTGGGAGATATCTG GCGAAGAGCAATCTGGCTGCTTGACCACTGCATTATTAAGTTCAAAG GATGCGAGTATTTCACAAGGACTCACTTGGCTCCAAGTGCATCAAACATGGTTGACTGGAGCCTCGGCAAGTGATCAGGCACTTTGGTTCTTCTAG
- the LOC141693631 gene encoding uncharacterized protein LOC141693631, with the protein MTVLDSPSLNRNQSLLRSSSSNINPSSGKRLKEVAGGATAECAAVACCCPCSVLNLLVVVMYKVPAGLFRKALRHKRRRRIMKKERLLPGSGKEVEVRTMLSGDSVMMVKAMEKNDDASSKALGKDDGMMKLEKEMWEQFYQTGFWRSPSQRLVTFSR; encoded by the coding sequence ATGACGGTCCTTGATTCACCTTCTCTGAACCGGAACCAGTCACTACTCCGTTCCTCTTCTTCGAACATTAATCCGTCGTCTGGAAAGCGTTTAAAGGAGGTGGCAGGCGGTGCAACAGCAGAATGTGCAGCAGTTGCATGCTGTTGTCCATGCAGTGTTTTGAATTTGCTGGTCGTAGTTATGTACAAGGTTCCTGCAGGGCTGTTTCGGAAGGCTTTGAGGCATAAGAGGCGACGGAGGATCATGAAGAAAGAACGCCTGCTTCCTGGTTCTGGTAAGGAGGTTGAGGTTCGTACCATGTTGAGTGGTGATTCGGTGATGATGGTGAAAGCTATGGAGAAAAATGATGATGCGTCGTCAAAGGCACTGGGGAAGGATGATGGTATGATGAAGCTAGAGAAGGAAATGTGGGAACAGTTTTATCAGACTGGTTTCTGGAGGAGTCCTTCTCAGAGGCTTGTAACTTTTAGCCGATAA